The DNA sequence CGTGGCCGGCGATGATCTCGTGGAGGGAGCCCAGCTCACGCTCCCGTGCCGTCAGGAGCGCCACGGTCCGGCACTCTCGCAGGTGATCGAGCTTCTCCTGCCATTCGCGGTATTTTATCGCCTGCTCACGCTCTTTCTCGAGCTCGACGAGCCGCACCGAGAGTTCATTCAGGAGAAGTTCCTCGCGCTCGATGCGCTCACGGACGACCTCGAGCTCTCCGAGGGACTGCTCCTTTTTCTTGTCGAACTCGGCGACGCCTGCGATCTCATCGATGATCTTGCGCCGCTCGAAGTCCGTCATCTCGGTGATCCGGGTGACGTCCCCCTGCATCACCACATTATATCCCTCGGCCTTGATGCCGACCTTTGCAAGAAACTCGATGATGTCGCCCTGTTTGCAGAGACGATCGTTGAGGTAGTTATAGCTGTAATAGCCGTGCGGCGTCCGCTTGATGCGCCGCCTGACACGGGTCCCGTCCGAGAAGGTGATCTGGACCTCCGCAGTATTCCTGCCGGTATTGACGTTGATGAGGTCCGTCAGTTTTTCCGCCCGAAGACCGCGTGCGCTAGAGAGGGCAAGGCAAAAGAGGATACTATCGATGATGTTGCTCTTGCCCGAGCCATTCGGGCCCGATATGACGGTAAATCCCTCATAGAAGGGGATTTTTGTTTTTTTCCCGAAAGATTTGAAATTGTCTATTTCCAGCTCAGTGATGTACAACCAGCAGACTCCCGGTTATTTTTTCTTAATTTCCACCGAGTCATCCTCTTCGGCGTAAATCAGGGGCTTGGATTCCTCAGCCTGGCGATAGCCCTTCCCCGTGCGGGTATTCTTCACGCGGGGGCGTGCCCCGGCGACGATGAGGTCTTCATCGTTTGACCGCTCTTCGTAATCGAGCGTGCCGTCCGGCTGCATGATCTTGACTGCGTCATGGGGCCGCTTCCCGGACGCTGCTTCAGGGGCGGGTTTGCGGGCCGTAGGGGCCGGCTCGGGGGCAGGACGCGTTCGCCGCGGTGCCGCAGGACCAGGCTGGGATGCCGCCGACGCACCTTCGACGAGTTTCGATAGCTTGCGCACCTCTGCCTTCATGTCAAGAAGCTCTTCAGTCAGTCCCTTTACCATCCCTTCAAGCTCGTTGACACGGTTTGCCAGACGCTCGTCAACAGGCTCGGTTCGAACCACTTCAGTGATTTCCGGATTTTCCTTTAACATTTCGATCTCCCGGTCTTTTTCCTCAATAATATGCTTAAGTCGATTAATTTCCCTCTGATTTTGTGACATCGGCCCCTCACCTACTGAATCATTACGCCGAGTATCTAATAATTTTTATGTTCTTTCATTATTGATAGCGTTTCTGGGCGGATATTTCTGAAATCATCAGATATTTTATCTTTTTTCGCACCTTTGTGACAAGGTATATACTCTTATCTATCCAACTTGTGTGCATATGTCTAGTCTGGCCGAATCAGATCCAGAAGTATATGAAATCATTGAACTCGAACGTTCCCGTCAGGTGAACGGTCTTGAACTCATCGCTTCTGAAAATGTGGTTTCCAAGGCAGTACTCGAAGCTGTCGGTTCCATCATGACCAACAAATATGCAGAGGGGTACCCCGGGAAACGGTACTACGGCGGATGTCAGTACCATGACATGGTCGAAAACCTTGCACGCGACCGGCTCTGCAAACTTTTTGGCGCCGAACATGCGAACGTCCAGGCGGTCTCGGGAAGCCAGGCCAACCAGGCGGTTTACTTTGCCTACATGAAGCACAACGACGTCATGATGAGCCAGGACCTCTCGCAGGGCGGCCACCTGTCCCACGGTTCACCGGTCAACATCACCGGCAAGTGGTACTCGGTCTCCCACTACGGCGTCGACCACGAGACGGAGATGCTGGACTATGCGTCCATCGCCGAGCAGGCACGGAAAATAAAACCGAAGATGATCGTCTGCGGTGCGAGCGCCTACCCGCGTGAGATCGATTTCAAGGCATTCCAGGAGATCGCCGAGGACGTCGGTGCATACTGTATGGCCGACATCGCCCACATCGCGGGCCTCTGCGCCACCGGCGTGCACAACTCACCGGTGGGCGTCGTCAACTTCACCACCTCGACCACCCACAAGACCCTCCGCGGACCTCGCGGCGGTATCATTATGTGCAACGACGAGTATGCCGCCGACATCGACCGCTCGGTCTTCCCCGGCATGCAGGGCGGCCCCCTGATGCACGTCATCGCCGGTAAGGCGGTCTGTTTCCAGGAAGCCCTCCAGCCCTCCTTTACGGAATATGCAAAACAGGTCGTAAAAAACGCCCGGGCAATGGCGGAGACCCTCCTCGACGAAGGCTTCGACCTCGTCTCCGGCGGAACGGACAACCACCTCATCCTCCTCGACCTGACCAATATCGGACTGACCGGACTTGAGGCAGAGAACCTCCTCGGTGATGCCGGCATCACCGTCAATAAGAATACCATCCCCCGCGAGACCCGCAGTCCATTCGTGACCTCCGGTCTTCGCATCGGCACCCCCGCCGTCACCTCACGCGGCATGAAGGAAGACGAGATGAAACAGATCGCCCTCTTCATCGCCCGTGTCCTCAAGGACCCCGAGAACACGACCATGACTGCAGATGTCAAGGAAGAAGTTAAGGGTCTTGCCAGCGGATTCACCCTCTATCCGGATGAAGTATGTTAATTGATGGAAAAGGAATCTCAGTAAAGCGCCTTGCGGCACTCAAAGAGGAGATCGCCACTTCAGGATGTGTCCCCTGCCTTGCAACGGTCATCGTGGGGGCAGACCCGGCCTCCCAGATGTACGTGCGGATGAAGCACAAGGCCTGCGATGATGTCGGCGTCACCTCCGTTGGCGTCGAACTTCCCGAAGACGCCACCACCGAAGAGGTCGTGGCAGCAGTCGCCCACCTGAACGACGACCCGTCGGTCCACGGCATCCTCGTGCAGCTCCCGCTGCCGAAACAGATCGATACCGAGGCCGTCATCGAGGCCGTCTCTCCGGCAAAGGACGTCGACGGGTTCCACCCGGAAAATGTCGGCGCCCTCTTCTCCGGACGTCCGCGGTTCGTGCCGTGCACTCCCGGCGGAATCATGACGCTTCTTGCCGAGTATGCCATTCCGACCGCCGGCGCCCGTGCGGTCGTCGTCGGCCGCAGTGTCGATGTCGGGCGCCCGATGGCAGCACTCCTCATCAACGCCGATGCGACGGTGACCGTCTGCCACTCGCGGACAAAGAACCTCGAAGATGAGATGAAGGCGGCGGACATTTTGGTCAGCGCCATCGGCAAGGCCCGGTTCGTCACGAAGGATATGGTCAAACCAGGTGCCGTCGTCATCGACGTGGGCATCAACTATGACGACGATGGCAAACTCTGCGGCGACGTCGACTTCGACGCGGTTGCAGATGTCGCCTCCGCCATCACGCCGGTTCCGGGCGGGGTCGGCCCGATGACCATTGCGACGCTGATGGAGAACACCTTCGCCGCCGCAAAACGCCAGATATGTTGAAGTGTTTCGTCGGAACGGTGGGTATTGGCGGCGGCGACCCGGTACGCCTGATGGCCGTGATGAATGCCAGCCCCGAATCTTTTTTTTCTCATTCTTTTGTTCCCCGTGAAAAGCTCCGTGACACGGCATTCAGGTTTCTGGACGATGGCGCCGAGATCATCGACCTCGGAGCACGCTCGACGGCACCCGATGCCCCGCCCCTCAGTGCCGCCGAGGAGAAGGAGCGTCTCTGCGCATCATTAAAGGAACTGGCGGGGATCGGGCTCCCCGTCTCGGTCGACACGATGTTTCCCGACGTGCTCGATGCAGCCCTCCGGTATGACATCGACGCCATCAACGATATCCACGGCCTTGCAAACCCCGACTACGCCCGTATCGCCGGAGACGCAGGGCTGCCGGTCTTTCTGATGGCGTCCACCGCCGTGCCTGGCGACGCCGTCGGGGTTACCGCGACCCATGCGGCCTGCGAGACGGTCATCGACCGGGCGCACCGGGCGGGCATCACCGACATTATCCTCGACCCCGCCATCGGCCACTGGATACCCGAACGCACGATGGAAGACGACTGGGATCTCTGCCGGGCATTTTCCTCGTTTCAGGCCCATGGCTGCCCCCTCCTTGCGGCGGTCTCCCGCAAATCGTTCATCGGCGATCTCCTTGACACGCCACCGGAGGGGCGCCTTGCAGGAACGATGGCCGTCACCTACGACCTCCTCCTGCAGGGAGCATCCGTCGTCCGCACCCACGATGTACGCGAAACGGCAGACCTAATACGAATCTTTGAACACCTCAGGGAATCGAGGCAGAATATCACATGACGGACAATTTCTGTGTTTATGGGCTCACCACCGGCATCATCACCGCCGGTGACGATATCACACAGGCCATTCTCACCTCGGCTGAAACGGCCTGCGGCATCGAAGACGGGGACATCATCGTCATCGCAGAGAGCGCCCTTGCCTCTGCCGAAGGCGCCATCGTCTACCTCGACGATGTCACTCCTTCGGCCGAGGCAGAACGCCTCGCCGAAGAATACCGGATGGACCCGCGGGTCGTCGAGGTCGTCATCGGCCAGAGTGACGCCATCATCGGCGGCATACCGGGCTTTCTCCTGTGTCTTCGGGGGGGGACGCTCCTCCCGAACGCAGGCACCGACGGGTCGAACGCACCCCCGGGTGCGCTCGTCTGCCTTCCCGACGACCCGGACCAAAGCGCCGCCACCATTCGCGAGCGCATCCGTCGGGAGACGGGGAGGACCGTCGGCGTGCTCATCGCCGATTCACGAACCCATGCGATGCGCCTCGGGTGCGGCGGGGTCGCCATCGGATGTGCAGGGTTCGGCGCCGTCGAGGACGATGTCGGGCGAAACGATCTCTTCGGCCGGACGCTCGAGGTGACGAAACGTGCCATCGGGGACAACCTTGCATCCGCTGCAGAACTCGTGATGGGTGAAGCGGACGAATGCGTTCCGGCCGCGCTCATACGGGGGACGAATATCCCCATGACCGAAGAAAGAGGTGTCGAGACGATAGACGCGGCAGAGTGCCTATTCATGGGGGCTGCGCTGCACGCTGACCCGTCCCGTCTCAAGGGAAAGCCCGATACCGATACCCTGTAGATATCCCCTGCTCTCTCCTTTTCCGTGGAGAAGGATCTCCACCAGATCCTCCCGCTCGTCGATATCCGTCGACATGAAAAACGAATCGATCACCTCGACGGAGAGCCCCGCCGCCTCGGCGATCGCCATGTGATCGCAGAAACTTGCGCCGTAGAAATCGACCCGGTACCGGGAGGGTTCCCTGATGAAGATCACATTGGTCCCGCCGCCCCTCCCGGGGACGATGGCCACATCCGCCCCGGTTTCGATGACACGGCGGATAGATGCTGGCGTTGCGAGTGGAATATCCGACATGAAGATGAGGACCGGCCCTCCGGTGCAACGGGCAAGATAGTCATTGAGCGCCTCGTTGAGACCCTGTTCATCGATGTATGTCGCGGCCCCGGTATGACGAAAGTCCGTCGTGCAGAGGATGCACGGGCTGCACCCGGCCTCCCGGAGGGCACGGATCACATCGCCCAGCATGACGCGGGCAAAGGCCTCACGCTCCTGCTGATCCATGATGTCGGAAAGCCGCGTCTTCGGGTTTACCGGGCGAAATGGTATGATGGCGTCGACAGGCATTGGAGAGTCACCGTGATGGGGCTTTTCTGGAATTCACGTGTAAAAAATGAGACCTATTCATCCCTGAAGAAGAGCCGGCAGTGACAGTTCCCGTCGTTTGCCAGTTCATCTTCATGGAATATGCAGGGACAGATGATTTCCCTGTCCGTTTCCTCGTCACCGGTGCGCATCCTGCACGGACAGTATCGCTCGCCCAGGCGCACGGTATTTCGTGCCAGCCCCTTCAGGACAGCGTCGAGCTGTTTGTCGTTTGGGTTCAGGTGCCAGTCCTTCGAAGCAGCGTACTCCGCCGCCCATTCCCTGATGGACTTCTGGATGGCTTCTTCATCGGCTTTTTTGCTTTTTCCGGTCATCATTCACCTGCTTACTGATTCTCGATATGGGCAATCATCGACTCAAACAGGCGACGTCCGTCGTCCGAACCGAGGATGCCTTCCGCCGCCCGCTCGGGATGCGGCATCATTACAAGGACATTGCCGTCCTCTCCTAAAACACCTGTGATGTTGAGCTCGGACCCGTTCGGGTTGGACGCGGGGGTGCATTCGCCTGCCTCGTTGCAGAAGCGGAAGGCCACGCGTCCCTCGTCGAGGAGCTGCCTGCCCACGCCCGGCGGGACGACATACCGCCCCTCCTTGTGGGCAATCGGGATCCTGATGACCTCTCCTTTACGGTACTTCGTGGTGAAGGGAGAGGTGGCGTTCTCCACCTTCAGGTGGACCCACTCACAGATGAATTTCGGGTATTCGTTGGTCGTAAAGACCCCGGGGACGAGCCCGCTCTCGGCACCTATCTGAGCGCCGTTGCAGATGCCCAGGACCAGCCGTCCGGCACCTGCATGAGCGAGCACGTCCTGCATGATCGGCGTCCGCGTCGCAATCGCGCCGGCCCGCAGGTAGTCGCCGTACGAGAATCCACCGGGGATGATGACTGCATCGTACTCCCGGCCGATGCCTTCCTTGTACCATATCAGGTCGCAGTCCACGCCGCAGACATCGTGCACGACATGGTATGCGTCATGGTCACAGTTGCTTCCGCCAAACTGGAGTACTGCAAATCTCATTTCAGGACCTCAATCTCGTAGGAGTGAATGACCGGGTTTGCAAGCAGCCGCTCGCACATCTCCCCGGCACGAATGCGGGCGTCCGCTTCCGTCGGGACGTCCATCGTGATGGAGAACACCCGTGCGGTCGTAAGCGTTTCAGTCTCAAATCCAAGATTGGAGAGGGCATGCTGGATGGCCCGGGCCTCCGGGTCGAGCATGCCTTCCTTGAGTGATATGGTAATGTTTGCGGTAAAACTCATGCATTTCCTCCACGCATTTCATCGGTGATCCGTTCCACGACCCGTGCATAGGCCGACATCACATCGCCCTTGCCGAAGCGGTAGACGTCCTTGTCCAGCGACTCGCCGGTCTCCTGGTCCCAGAGGCGCATCGAGTCCATGCTGATCTCGTCGCCAAGGTAGATGCCGTTATCCGTCCGGCCGAACTCGATCTTGAAGTCAACGAGATCGATGCCAAGTTCGGCGAAGAACTCGGAGAGCAGGAGATTGATGCGAAGCGTCTGCTCGCGGACGAAGGCGAGCTCATCCGGCGTCAAAAAACCGAGCGCTATGATCAGGTCATCATTGATCGAGGGGTCGCCTGCGGCATCGTTCTTGTAGTCGGTGACGATGACCGGCGGGGAGAGCGGCTGCCCCTCGGTGAACGGGAATTTCTTCACGATGGACCCTGCCGCGATATTGCGGGCGATGACCTCAAGAGGGATCATCTTCAGTTCCCGTACGGCCATGGTCCGGTCGTCTTCCATCCCGAGATAGTGCGTCTGTATACCGTTCTTCTCGAGGTAATTGAAGAAGAAGGCGGAGACGCGGGCATTGTAGACACCCTTTCCTTCCAGCACATCCTTCTTCTCGCCATTGAACGCCGTGATGTCGTCCCGGAAGACGACGATCAGTACACCGGGGGTGTCCGAGCGGTACACCGATTTTGCCTTCCCCTGATACAGGAGTTCCCCTTTCTTCATAGCTCCTCTCCGTTTCTCTTCATCATTTGCATATTGCGTTCTTCAATCACTTCAGCAAGAGTTTTAATAAGCCCTTCGAGAGACGGGTCGTTCCACCCGCGGTCGATGAACCGCTGGTAGATGCAGAGGCGTTCCCTGAGCATATTTGTTCCGACAAGACCCTGCAGCTCTTCTATCTGCGGCCATGGATGTTCGGGATTGACGTAGTCGATCGTCACCGGGGAGACGCCCCCGAGATCATCCACGCCGCATTCGATGAGGTAGGCGGCATCGGCCAGATTCGGCGGGACCTGCACCATCACGTCATCGGGCAGGATTTCGCGGGCAAGCCGTATGATCCCGCACATTTCCTCAGTGCCCGGATAGGTGGCGGCCTCCATCGGGGTGCCTTCCTTCGGGCAGAAGTTCTGGATGATAACCTCCTGGATATGGCCGTAGCGCCGGTGCAGGTCGCGTATGACCTCCAGCGACTCCTCCCGGTCACGGGGAGTCTCCCCGATGCCTATCAGAAGCCCGGTCGTAAACGGTATCTTCAGCCGCCCGGCGTCCTCCATCATCGCGATGCGGACCTCGGGAGCCTTGCCCGGTGCCTTGCGGTGGGCGGGGATCTCGGCCGTCGTCTCCAGCATGAGCCCCATGCTGGCGTTGACGGTGCGGAAGCGCTCCAGCTCCTCGCGGGTGAGAATTCCCGCGTTCGTGTGTGGAAGCATCCCCGCATCGATGGCCGCCCGGCACATATCGTAACAGTAGTCGAGAATCGTCGCATAGCCGGTCGGTGCCAGTGCCGCGTCGAACCCCTCGACCATGCCGGGCTGTTCACCAAACGTAAAGAGAGCCTCGGTACATCCCATCGATGCGCTGTACCGGATGGTCTCCTCCACCACCGCCGGAGGCATGATGCAGCCCTCCTGCACCGGGGTGCGGAAACAGCAGTATCCGCACGTGTTCCGGCACACGGTCGTGAGCGGAAGAAACGCATTTCGTGAATAGGTGATCACCCGGGGGTGCATGATCATACATTTCAGCACCGGGGGTATTCAAGCTTCGGACAGATGCCGTCCGGGTGCTTTAGAACCAGTGATCCAGGGTCTTCTGCCCGCTGCCCGAGCGCATCTTCTCCAGGACGGCCTTTACGCGCACAGATGAGAAATCGTAGGTATTGCAGAGGAGATCGTGGATGCCGTCCTCGTCCGGCGTCCGCCATTCGACGGTATAATCCGTCGTCACCGGCGGTGTCCTGAAGAATTCGAATATCGGCTCCACATCCGTCTCCGGGGCCTTCTCCGCCATCGTCTCATCAAAGGTGCCGGCCCGGACGATCTTAAGCGCCGTCTTCGGTCCTATGCCCCTGATGCCCGTATTGAAGTCGGTGCCGATGAGAATGCCCATCCGGATAAGATCATCGCGGGTAATGGAAAGCCCGGCCAGCACCTCGGCAAGGACGATACGTTCGGGTTCGACCGAGATGGTCCGGCCGCGGATCTTCCGTTTTCCGCTCACGGTGAGATTGCGCACGAGCACCGGTACCCCGAAGAGGAGCGAGTCGTAGTCCTGGCTGACGGCATAGCTCACGTCCCCCCGCTGCGCCATGTATGCCGCCTGAGCCTCGCCCTCGGAGGGCGCGGTGAGATACGGGACGCCCATCAGGCGGAGAAGCTCCTGTGCGCCCTCGACCGTCTCCTTATCCAGCCGGGTCGCCGAACGGGCCTGTTTGTAGGCCTCCTTCTCATCGCCTGCCGCCAGTGCCTCCGACCATGCCTCCGCCGCCCGGCTCCGGGCAGCACGCCGCTCCTCGATCGTCCGCATCTTGAGGTCGGGCGGTTTTCCGTCGAAGACATACACCGGCCGGATACCCTTCTCCATGAGGGTCGCCGTCCGGAAGAAGAGGCCCGACAGGTGCGAGGTCACCCTCCCTTCGCGGTCCATCAGGGGCGTTCCGTCCGGTTGGCGGATGATGGTCAGAAACTGGTACAGTGCATTGTTCCCGTCAATTGCGGCGCTGCCCGCAAGGGCATCCCAGGAAACCGTCGTCTTGTAATCTGCGAGAATCTCGCGTAGTCCTACACCCATAAAAAATTGTGCGTGTATGGTATTTTCAGCGGTACACGCGACGCGAAAGTTCGGAAACGATCTGGTGAACCTCGGAGATCATCGTATCACACTTCTTATTCACCATCTGGTTGAGCTCGTCCAGGTTCATCCGCATGGTGCGTTCACGGGCACTCACGTTCTGGTCGAGCGCACGGATCTTCGTTCCGAGCGAAAGAAACAGCCCGCCCAGCGATGCCATCATGAGCGTGGCCGCCACCGCGAGGATGAGATCCTGCCATACCCGCAGGACGAGGACAAGCGTGGCAATGATCAGCACGATTGCAAGGATAATGTCGACAAGAGATTCCTGAATATCCATGATATGTCATGATGGCAAACCAGTAATTAATCTAACTATATCGAATCCGCACCCGTCCGGCACCGCACAGAACCGCTGCCGCCCGAATCGGACCGGACGGACGTGACAATGCCTGCAACCGGGGAAGAGACGGGGAGAAACGGGTCGAGAATAACCGGGCACCATATACGTTTATCCATATCCCGGTCAAGAAGTACCTCCAATGAGTGAAGAATCGGGGATTCGTTCCTATATCCCGCTGGCCGGCATGCTGCTCCTGCTGCTGGTGGTCCAGATATGTGCGCTTGCCGTCACCCCCCTCATGATCGGTGCCGGGTACGAGGCCTTCGAAGACCCGGATTCGGCCGCAAACCCGATATTTTTCATCGTGCTCCTGCTGATCTTCACCGCCGTTCTGCTCTGGCTCATCCGCAAGGGCAAAAAGAACGTCATCACGGCGATCATCGGTTTCTCCATCGTCTTCATCTTCCTCTATATTTACAGCGCCGTCTTCCTCTTCCTCCTCGGCCCCACTATCGCAGGATATCTGGCGACGGGTGTTGCGACCGTCCTTTCGACGGCCGTCCTCTACCTCTATCCCGAGTGGTATGTCATCGACGTAATGGGGGTGATCGTCTCGGCGGGGGCAGCATCGATCTTCGGCATCTCCCTCGGTATCCTGCCGGTCATCCTCCTCCTCGTGCTGCTCGCCGTCTACGACGCCATCTCGGTCTACCGGACGAAGCACATGATCGATCTCGCCGAAGGGGTGATCGCAACGAAGAGCCCCATTCTCGTCGTCGTTCCGAAGAGTGTGGGGTACTCGTACAGAAAAGAGGGAATCGCCATCCACAAGGAGAAGAACGAACGCGGGGCATTCATCATGGGCATGGGGGACCTCATCATGCCCTCCATCCTCGTCGTCTCCTCCTATGCCTTCCTCGAGGCCCCCTCAGTTTTCTGGACGCTCTCCCTCCCCACCATAGGCGCGATTGCGGGCAGCCTTGCCGGTCTTGTCGTCCTTATGCACTATGTCAATAAAGGGAATGTTCAGGCGGGTCTTCCGCTCCTGAACGGAGGAGTGATTACAGGGTTTCTTCTTGGCTGTATGCTGGCGGGGACCTGGGGCTGGCTGCCATATATCTGAGAAGGACTTCCACGACCTCCTCAATCCCCTCTTCTGTTGTCGTTGACATGTTCAGGTAGCCCTCCATCCCGGCGAGGTCGGATTTGCCCACCACCACTTCGACGGGGACGTCACCCACCACCCGGCGGACCTCCTCGAGAAGGGCGAGCTGTCTTTCCACCGGGTACCCGCAGGCCTCGCTCGCGTCGATGATGAAGAGAATGACATCGGCGACATTGGTGATCGCCGAGAGCGCCTGGTGCTCGATATAATTGCGCTCCTCTGCCGGACGATCGAGGATCCCGGGGGTATCCACGATCTGCATGCGCTCGCGTCCCACGTCCCGGTGTCCCACGACGACCTGCTTCGTGGTAAACGCGTATCCTGCGACCTCAGGTTCGGCGGACGATATCAGCCGGATGAAGGAGGACTTGCCGACGTTCGGGTATCCTGCGACGACCACGGTGAACTCGTCGCGGATATCGGGGAGTTTTCGCAGCACATCGCGGGCACTGTTCAGGAGGACGAGGTCGTCCTCCACCTGGTGCATGATGGAGGCCATGCGCCCGGTAGCGGCCTTTCGCAGGTTGGATGCATCATCCGGATTCGTTCGAATCCGCCATGCATAGTCGTTTCCGACCTCGCGGATGCGCCCTGCGGCCCATGTCAGGGCACCGAGGGACCGCCGCAGTTTGTCGATGGAAAAGAGGATGTTCGTCATCTCCTGATAGAAGATGGGCAGGTTCTCGAATGTCGGGAACCGGCGGACGGTGTCGTCCAGTTTGTCGTAAAGGGATTTCGACACCGAACGCACGAACTCCTCGTTTGCACGGACCTTGTTGCGCTTTTCTTTTTTGGCGGCCGCCGCTCTCTTGAGCGCACGCTCAAGGAGTTCATCGGCAGTCGGTATTGTCGGTATATGTTCAAATTCCACAGAAAGCACAACCCATTATTACTACAAATCGCTTATGATTAACCATTATGGATCTGTCGCCCATCCAGAAAGATATTCTCATCACCCTCATTGCCCTCTATCACCAGCATTCATCCCCCATCAAAGGCGAAGGCATTGCGGATATGCTCAAACGAAACCCGGGGACCGTGCGAAATCAGATGCAGGCCCTCAAGGCGCTGGGGCTTGTCGACGGGGTGCCGGGGCCGAAGGGCGGATATACGCCGACGTCCCTTGCCTACAAGGAACTCAATATCGCCGACTATGCAACCGATGCCCGGGTGCCGATACGCAGAGGCGATGACATCGTCCCGAGTGTGAACGTGACCGAGATAGATTTTACCACCCTCTGTCACCCCGATATCTGTCAGGCGGTCGTCAAACTCATCGGCAGCGTCAAGATGTTCCAGATCGGTGATCGGATCACCATCGGACCGTCGCCCGTGAACAAACTGCTGGTGCGAGGCGAGATATACGGGAAGGACGAAGTCTCCCAGTCGCTTCTCATCACGATCACCGAGATGATTTCGCTTCCCAAAAAGAAGATCAAACACTACATGTCGACGCCGGTCAAGAGCATACCTTCGACGGCCACCTTCCGGGAGGCGTTTGGCATTTTCACGAAGAACCGCATCCACGGGGCGCCGGTGATGGACGGGGAGAAGGTGGTGGGCATCGTCACCCTCTCGGACATCTCCCGCGGGATTGAGAACGGGATGGATCTTGCGACCCCGGTCACACGCGTGATGACCGTCAAGGTCGTCACCGCCCCGCCGGACATCAACCTCTACGAGGTGATCGGCAGATTCAAGGAGCAGTCCATCGGGCGACTTCTTATCATGAAGGACGACAAGCCCATCGGCATCCTCACCCAGTCGGACATCATCAGGGTCTTCCCTGCACTCTGATTGAAAAAATACCTTTTTTCAAACGGCCTTTTTTACCGAGATTGAAACAATTTAAATAGTATCAGGCCCTCCTTTTTTAATATGAGGAATACATTCTCCCGCAATCTCTCAAAGAAAAAAGTGATGAGTACGGATGGAATGGTGATTGGGACAATACGGAATATCATGGTCGATTTCAAGACCGGGGAAGTCACCGACCTTGTCGTCAAGCCTGAGCAGAACTTCGATACGTCCAGTTATGCCACCGAAGGGGACAAGCTCTTCATCCCGTTCGAGGCCGTCAAGGATATCCGGGATTATATCGTCGTCGACCGGTATCTCTCTTCACGCAAGTGAAGGAAATACCGACCTGACCGCTTCTATAAACCCATCCCCGTACTTTTCTTTCGTGACCCGGTCCGCCGCGTCCTTCACATCATCGCTCGCATTTGCGACCGCAACCCCGGTGCCCGCAAGCTCGATCATCTCCCGGTCATTGTGCGAGTCGCCGACCGCAAGGAAATCCCCCACATCAAGGCCCATGTCGCGGGCGACGCAGCCAAACGCAGTGCCTTTGCTGATGCCGTGTCCCTGGAGATGAATCGCAAAACCGGTGTCGAGCACACGCACGTCGAAGCCTGCAAGTGCGCGTTTCACCTCCTCCGGTTCCACCGTCCGGGCGAAGGCGACGTCGGCGAAACGATATTCCGGGCTGTAGAGCTCGAGCTCTACGCCTTGCCTGCCAAAATAGTGTTCAAGGTGGTGGAACGCGGCCCGGCAGAGCGCGA is a window from the Methanovulcanius yangii genome containing:
- a CDS encoding NOG1 family protein — its product is MEFEHIPTIPTADELLERALKRAAAAKKEKRNKVRANEEFVRSVSKSLYDKLDDTVRRFPTFENLPIFYQEMTNILFSIDKLRRSLGALTWAAGRIREVGNDYAWRIRTNPDDASNLRKAATGRMASIMHQVEDDLVLLNSARDVLRKLPDIRDEFTVVVAGYPNVGKSSFIRLISSAEPEVAGYAFTTKQVVVGHRDVGRERMQIVDTPGILDRPAEERNYIEHQALSAITNVADVILFIIDASEACGYPVERQLALLEEVRRVVGDVPVEVVVGKSDLAGMEGYLNMSTTTEEGIEEVVEVLLRYMAASPRSPPAYSQEETL
- a CDS encoding CBS domain-containing protein, translating into MDLSPIQKDILITLIALYHQHSSPIKGEGIADMLKRNPGTVRNQMQALKALGLVDGVPGPKGGYTPTSLAYKELNIADYATDARVPIRRGDDIVPSVNVTEIDFTTLCHPDICQAVVKLIGSVKMFQIGDRITIGPSPVNKLLVRGEIYGKDEVSQSLLITITEMISLPKKKIKHYMSTPVKSIPSTATFREAFGIFTKNRIHGAPVMDGEKVVGIVTLSDISRGIENGMDLATPVTRVMTVKVVTAPPDINLYEVIGRFKEQSIGRLLIMKDDKPIGILTQSDIIRVFPAL
- a CDS encoding PRC-barrel domain-containing protein; the protein is MRNTFSRNLSKKKVMSTDGMVIGTIRNIMVDFKTGEVTDLVVKPEQNFDTSSYATEGDKLFIPFEAVKDIRDYIVVDRYLSSRK
- a CDS encoding phosphoglycolate phosphatase, translated to MNVEREPKAVITDLDGTLTDERRRLNTRAVDCIRHLVDAGIPVIFASGNTICSLTILCKMVGTDGTVICENGGLYRIGFHGEERVLGDIALCRAAFHHLEHYFGRQGVELELYSPEYRFADVAFARTVEPEEVKRALAGFDVRVLDTGFAIHLQGHGISKGTAFGCVARDMGLDVGDFLAVGDSHNDREMIELAGTGVAVANASDDVKDAADRVTKEKYGDGFIEAVRSVFPSLA